One Candidatus Eisenbacteria bacterium genomic window carries:
- the mltG gene encoding endolytic transglycosylase MltG — protein sequence MNAPRPRPAQAFRPRRWTWLLLLAALLAPAYELFLPAGIRPPNERRIVIIERGKSLRTIAAELQRVGVIRSPFGFLVLARLMRLDRSIKAGQYAFRLGTTVPALLRALDRGMYGLDLVRLPEGLTMAQTFALLAPRLGVPPARLDSLARDPALLDSLGVTSPSLEGWLAPDSYEWLPGTPVESVLRTMVARTRERLRRATAGCDSLPLDFDPPELLTLASIVEAEAQVDDERPHIARVYLNRLVKDMRLQADPTVGYALGRGPRSRLLLRDLKVDSDYNTYLHDGLPPGPVCNPGYRSIEAVVYATPGSRDLYFVARGDGRHMFAQTYAQHLANISAARALQALMASRRALADSAAAVAADSAR from the coding sequence ATGAACGCGCCGCGGCCGCGACCGGCGCAGGCCTTCCGTCCGCGTCGCTGGACGTGGCTCCTGCTACTCGCGGCGCTGCTGGCGCCGGCGTACGAGCTGTTCCTGCCGGCGGGAATCCGGCCGCCGAACGAGCGGCGCATCGTCATCATCGAGCGCGGCAAGTCGCTGCGCACGATCGCCGCCGAGCTGCAGCGCGTCGGGGTCATCCGCAGCCCGTTCGGCTTCCTGGTGCTCGCCCGGCTCATGCGCCTCGATCGCAGCATCAAGGCCGGGCAATACGCGTTCCGGCTGGGAACCACGGTGCCGGCGCTGCTGCGTGCGCTCGACCGGGGCATGTACGGCCTCGACCTCGTGCGCCTGCCGGAAGGCCTCACCATGGCGCAGACCTTCGCCCTGCTCGCCCCCCGGCTGGGAGTGCCGCCGGCGCGGCTGGACTCGCTCGCGCGCGACCCGGCGCTGCTCGACTCGCTGGGCGTCACGAGTCCCTCGCTCGAGGGCTGGCTGGCCCCCGACTCGTACGAATGGCTGCCGGGGACGCCCGTCGAATCGGTGCTGCGCACGATGGTGGCGCGCACCCGCGAACGACTGCGCCGTGCCACCGCCGGCTGCGACTCGCTGCCGCTCGACTTCGATCCGCCCGAGTTGCTCACCCTCGCTTCGATCGTCGAGGCCGAGGCGCAGGTGGACGACGAGCGTCCGCACATCGCCCGCGTCTACCTGAACCGGCTCGTGAAGGACATGCGCCTGCAGGCGGACCCGACCGTGGGCTACGCCCTCGGCCGCGGTCCGCGTTCGCGGCTGCTGCTGCGTGACCTCAAGGTGGACTCGGACTACAACACCTATCTGCATGACGGACTTCCGCCGGGACCGGTCTGCAACCCCGGCTACCGCAGCATCGAGGCCGTGGTGTACGCGACGCCGGGGTCGCGCGACCTTTATTTCGTCGCCCGCGGCGACGGACGGCACATGTTCGCCCAGACGTACGCCCAGCACCTCGCGAACATCTCCGCGGCACGCGCCCTGCAGGCGCTGATGGCGTCGCGCCGCGCGCTGGCCGACAGCGCGGCCGCGGTCGCCGCCGACTCGGCGCGCTGA
- the ruvX gene encoding Holliday junction resolvase RuvX, with amino-acid sequence MPRILAVDWGERRIGLAVCDPTGTVASGLRTLVVGGASDAIAQAAGAAREVEADSIVVGLPLLLSGERGAAAIAAEKFADGLAKATGLPVATYDERLTSALASRRMHERGERRRNKCRVDQDAAIALLESWLQKLAADRQRGGGRP; translated from the coding sequence TTGCCCCGCATTCTCGCCGTGGACTGGGGAGAGCGCCGCATCGGGCTGGCCGTGTGCGATCCGACCGGCACCGTGGCGAGCGGCCTGAGGACTCTGGTCGTCGGCGGCGCCTCCGACGCCATCGCCCAGGCCGCGGGCGCGGCGCGGGAGGTCGAAGCCGACTCGATCGTGGTGGGCCTGCCGCTGCTGCTCTCCGGTGAACGAGGCGCCGCCGCGATCGCCGCCGAGAAGTTCGCCGACGGGCTCGCGAAGGCGACCGGTCTGCCGGTGGCGACGTACGACGAACGGCTGACCTCGGCGCTCGCCAGCCGCCGCATGCACGAGCGCGGCGAACGCCGGCGAAACAAGTGCCGGGTGGACCAGGACGCCGCGATCGCGTTGCTCGAATCGTGGCTTCAGAAGCTCGCGGCGGATCGGCAGCGCGGCGGAGGGCGGCCATGA
- a CDS encoding ATP-binding protein produces MIPPMADPSTPDVISLRMPSRLELLAVLDRVTLALCERMEFDEDTTSQFSMSVIEAGTNAIQHGNQQDATKSFEVEFTLHPDRLEVCVHDQGGGFDPASLNADVTAPEHLFDMRGRGIFIMRSCCDAVDFRFGPGGTTCLLVKHRPQPQSRAADA; encoded by the coding sequence GTGATCCCTCCCATGGCCGATCCCTCGACCCCCGACGTCATCAGTCTGCGGATGCCGAGCCGGTTGGAGTTGCTCGCGGTCCTCGATCGGGTGACGCTCGCCCTGTGCGAGCGCATGGAGTTCGACGAGGACACGACCTCGCAGTTCAGCATGTCGGTCATCGAGGCGGGCACGAACGCCATCCAGCACGGCAACCAGCAGGACGCGACGAAGTCCTTCGAGGTCGAGTTCACGCTCCATCCGGATCGTCTCGAAGTGTGCGTCCACGACCAGGGCGGCGGCTTCGACCCGGCGAGCCTGAACGCGGACGTCACGGCGCCCGAACACCTGTTCGACATGCGGGGCCGCGGCATCTTCATCATGCGCTCGTGCTGCGACGCCGTGGACTTCCGTTTCGGACCCGGAGGCACGACCTGCCTGCTGGTCAAGCATCGCCCGCAGCCGCAGTCTCGCGCCGCCGACGCCTGA
- a CDS encoding RluA family pseudouridine synthase has translation MNRTIDLTVPPETAGERVDRWLAKARIGLSRNRVQTLIEAGRVNVNDRAARPSLKLKAGDRVVVEVPPRRATRLEPEALPLAIVHEDEALLVLDKPAGLVVHPGAGVQSGTLVHALLHHAPAIASVGGEGRPGIVHRLDKDTSGLLVVAKTEEAYQALIEALRERRVSRVYRAIVWGDPGPSHGEIDLPIGRDPGDRKRMAVVRQGGRPARTHWRVLERFGLATLLEVRLETGRTHQIRVHLAAVRHPVLGDPVYGGRVKKSLSLRPSERSLADALLRVLRRQALHAATLELTHPVSGRPLRFDSPLPEDFARALERLRAFIENRTP, from the coding sequence ATGAATCGCACGATCGACCTGACCGTGCCTCCGGAGACGGCGGGCGAGAGAGTGGACCGCTGGCTCGCGAAGGCGCGGATCGGACTCAGCCGTAATCGCGTCCAGACGCTGATCGAAGCCGGGCGGGTGAACGTCAACGACCGCGCGGCGCGCCCGTCGCTGAAGCTGAAGGCGGGCGACCGCGTCGTGGTCGAAGTGCCGCCGCGCCGCGCCACGCGGCTCGAGCCCGAGGCGCTTCCGCTCGCCATCGTCCACGAGGACGAGGCGCTGCTCGTGCTCGACAAGCCGGCGGGGCTCGTCGTCCACCCCGGGGCCGGGGTCCAGAGCGGCACACTCGTGCACGCGCTGCTCCACCACGCGCCGGCCATCGCGAGCGTCGGTGGCGAGGGCCGTCCGGGAATCGTGCACCGGCTCGACAAGGACACGTCGGGCCTGCTCGTCGTCGCCAAGACCGAGGAGGCCTACCAGGCCCTGATCGAGGCCCTGCGTGAACGCAGGGTCTCGCGCGTCTACCGCGCGATCGTCTGGGGCGACCCCGGCCCGAGCCATGGCGAAATCGACCTGCCGATCGGCCGGGATCCCGGGGACCGCAAGCGCATGGCGGTGGTCCGCCAGGGCGGGCGGCCCGCGCGCACCCACTGGCGGGTGCTCGAGCGGTTCGGGCTCGCCACGCTGCTCGAGGTGAGGCTCGAGACCGGCCGGACGCACCAGATCCGGGTCCACCTGGCGGCGGTCCGGCACCCGGTGCTCGGGGATCCCGTGTACGGCGGTCGTGTCAAAAAGTCGTTGAGCCTTCGTCCGTCGGAGCGTAGCCTCGCGGACGCCTTGCTGCGCGTTCTCCGGCGGCAGGCTCTGCATGCGGCCACGCTCGAGCTCACGCACCCTGTCTCGGGCCGGCCGCTTCGTTTCGATTCGCCTCTCCCGGAAGACTTTGCCCGGGCGCTCGAGCGACTGCGAGCGTTCATCGAGAATCGTACCCCGTGA
- the lspA gene encoding signal peptidase II produces the protein MKRSPALLLGIATFAVVLDQWTKRLATEHLASAPPVRLVGELVQLTYTRNSGIAFGLLAGRNFPLYVFSIIAAVAVIVLFLRHARLSAARHVSLALILGGAVGNLIDRVTSGEVVDFILLAWRGHEFPVFNLADVAVTTGVALFALVWSRDHDHDPAVEHPEDRPAGGAETDWHESHDRPDRASGDGGRESGPLAREGADRTQP, from the coding sequence GTGAAGCGCTCGCCCGCGCTGCTGCTCGGCATCGCGACGTTCGCGGTCGTCCTCGACCAGTGGACGAAGCGGCTCGCGACCGAGCACCTGGCGTCCGCGCCGCCGGTGCGCCTCGTGGGCGAACTGGTGCAGCTGACCTACACCCGAAACTCGGGCATCGCGTTCGGCCTGCTGGCCGGGCGCAACTTTCCGCTTTACGTGTTTTCGATCATCGCCGCCGTGGCGGTGATCGTCCTGTTCCTTCGGCACGCGAGACTGTCGGCGGCCCGGCACGTCTCGCTCGCGCTCATCCTGGGCGGCGCGGTCGGCAACCTCATCGATCGTGTGACGAGCGGCGAAGTCGTGGACTTCATCCTGCTCGCCTGGCGGGGCCACGAGTTCCCGGTCTTCAACCTGGCGGACGTCGCGGTCACGACCGGGGTCGCGTTGTTCGCGCTCGTCTGGTCGCGCGATCACGATCACGATCCGGCGGTGGAGCACCCCGAAGACAGGCCGGCGGGCGGCGCGGAGACGGACTGGCATGAATCGCACGATCGACCTGACCGTGCCTCCGGAGACGGCGGGCGAGAGAGTGGACCGCTGGCTCGCGAAGGCGCGGATCGGACTCAGCCGTAA
- a CDS encoding TraR/DksA C4-type zinc finger protein, with amino-acid sequence MTTRTPAEVRPLGVLPPESQARPRHVPSRPVVAAPRPAAARGPKAASPRKGDERLGEEDLRYFEAKLLAMRARIMRELGHLESTVLKVNPRDSSGELSGYASHMADAGTDSMEREKSFDLASKEGRLLLEIDDALRRVYNGTYGICEASGLPISKARLEALPWARRSLEEQEKLEKEQRAGRLAPSAE; translated from the coding sequence GTGACCACCCGGACGCCGGCCGAAGTGCGCCCGCTCGGCGTGCTGCCGCCGGAATCGCAGGCCCGCCCGCGCCACGTGCCTTCGCGGCCCGTCGTCGCGGCGCCGCGCCCGGCGGCGGCACGGGGACCTAAGGCCGCTTCTCCGAGGAAGGGAGACGAGCGGCTCGGCGAGGAGGATCTCAGGTACTTCGAGGCAAAACTGCTGGCGATGCGTGCCCGAATCATGCGCGAGCTGGGGCATCTCGAGAGCACCGTCCTCAAGGTCAACCCGCGCGATTCGTCGGGGGAACTCTCGGGCTACGCGTCCCACATGGCGGATGCGGGCACGGACTCGATGGAGCGTGAAAAGTCCTTCGACCTCGCGTCGAAGGAGGGACGGCTGCTCCTCGAGATCGACGACGCCCTGCGCCGCGTGTACAACGGCACCTACGGCATCTGCGAGGCGAGCGGTCTGCCCATCTCGAAGGCGCGGCTCGAGGCCCTGCCCTGGGCGCGACGCTCGCTCGAGGAGCAGGAGAAGCTCGAGAAGGAGCAGCGCGCCGGCCGGCTCGCGCCGAGCGCCGAGTGA
- a CDS encoding purine-nucleoside phosphorylase, whose product MASELLNRIRESAEWIRGRTKVKPEVGVILGTGLGDFAGALDLEVAIPYGDIPHFPRSTVESHAGELHLGRLAGRPVAVMKGRVHYYEGYSMQQVTFPVRVLNALGCRTLIVTNACGGMNPDMPAGTIVVTTDHLNLMGANPLIGPNDDELGPRFPDMSEAYSRPLVALAEKVALEQRLPLQRGVFAAVAGPNLETPAEYRFLRGIGADMVGMSLVPENLVAVHGGQRVLAFNVVTDACLPDALHPVDIAAVLAVARRTAPTLTRLVTEVVRRLDEAAGNC is encoded by the coding sequence ATGGCGAGTGAGCTGCTGAACCGCATCCGCGAGTCGGCGGAATGGATCCGGGGCCGGACGAAGGTGAAGCCCGAGGTGGGCGTCATCCTCGGAACGGGCCTGGGGGATTTCGCGGGCGCGCTCGACCTGGAGGTCGCGATTCCGTACGGCGACATCCCGCACTTCCCGCGTTCGACCGTCGAAAGCCATGCGGGCGAATTGCACCTGGGACGCCTCGCCGGACGGCCCGTGGCGGTGATGAAGGGCCGCGTGCACTACTACGAGGGCTACTCGATGCAGCAAGTCACGTTCCCCGTGCGGGTGCTGAACGCCCTCGGATGCCGCACGCTGATCGTGACCAACGCGTGCGGAGGCATGAACCCGGACATGCCGGCGGGCACCATCGTGGTGACGACCGATCACCTCAACCTGATGGGAGCGAACCCGCTCATCGGCCCGAACGACGACGAGCTGGGGCCGCGCTTCCCGGACATGAGCGAGGCCTACTCGCGGCCGCTGGTCGCGCTGGCCGAGAAGGTCGCGCTCGAACAGAGGCTTCCGCTGCAACGTGGCGTGTTCGCGGCGGTGGCGGGACCCAACCTCGAAACCCCGGCCGAGTACCGGTTCCTGCGCGGAATCGGGGCCGACATGGTGGGCATGTCGCTCGTGCCCGAGAACCTGGTGGCCGTGCATGGGGGCCAGCGCGTGCTGGCGTTCAACGTGGTCACCGACGCGTGCCTGCCCGACGCGCTGCACCCGGTGGACATCGCCGCGGTGCTGGCGGTCGCGAGGCGCACGGCGCCGACCCTGACCCGGCTCGTGACCGAGGTCGTGCGGCGGCTGGACGAAGCGGCAGGGAACTGTTGA
- a CDS encoding DUF167 domain-containing protein, producing MAVRVHPGARRHGLLGRLASGEWKVAVSAPPEGGRANEAVVELLAGLLGVKRGQVKVTRGLSSRAKTVEVTGLETGEAGQRLAAALPGARGEIGKHDGE from the coding sequence ATCGCCGTGAGGGTTCATCCCGGGGCGCGCCGGCACGGGCTGCTCGGGAGGCTGGCGAGCGGGGAATGGAAGGTCGCGGTCAGCGCGCCGCCCGAAGGTGGACGCGCGAACGAAGCGGTGGTGGAGCTGCTGGCCGGACTGCTCGGCGTGAAGCGCGGGCAGGTGAAGGTGACGCGGGGCTTGTCCTCGCGGGCGAAGACGGTCGAAGTGACGGGCCTGGAGACGGGCGAAGCCGGACAACGGCTCGCCGCCGCGCTCCCGGGCGCGAGGGGAGAGATCGGGAAGCACGATGGCGAGTGA
- a CDS encoding YggT family protein: MFVFGNLMGAVAWLAGLVFDALMLVILLNAVLSWFRLDPSNPILLLLDRVSDFVCNPIRRLFPTVVSGIDLAPLIAMIALMFLRAWIVPTLYGIAARMG; the protein is encoded by the coding sequence GTGTTCGTGTTCGGAAACCTGATGGGTGCCGTCGCCTGGCTGGCGGGACTCGTGTTCGACGCGCTGATGCTGGTGATTCTGCTCAACGCGGTGCTGTCGTGGTTTCGACTCGACCCTTCGAACCCGATCCTCCTGCTGCTGGATCGAGTCTCGGATTTCGTCTGCAATCCCATCCGCCGGTTGTTCCCGACCGTGGTGAGCGGCATCGACCTGGCGCCGCTGATCGCCATGATCGCGCTGATGTTCCTGCGGGCGTGGATCGTGCCGACGTTGTACGGAATCGCGGCGCGCATGGGATGA
- a CDS encoding YggS family pyridoxal phosphate-dependent enzyme, whose translation MVTLTERFALVRGRIADAEQRSGRAPGAVTLIGVVKTQSPEVVAAAVRSGLLDLGENRVQEAESHQRAVGRTQARWHMIGHLQGNKAGKALECFDLIHGVDDAGLAGTLARRARAAGRVMPVLVEVNVSGEGSKFGVAPAGLPELLERIAPLEGIELRGLMTVGAPVARPGDARPAFAELRALREQGERLLGRKLPELSMGMSGDYEVAIEEGATFVRVGTALFGGRAPRSEK comes from the coding sequence ATGGTCACTCTGACGGAGCGCTTCGCGCTCGTTCGAGGGCGCATCGCGGACGCTGAACAACGCTCCGGGCGCGCCCCCGGCGCCGTGACGCTGATCGGGGTGGTCAAGACGCAGTCTCCCGAGGTCGTGGCGGCGGCGGTGCGGTCGGGCCTCCTGGATCTGGGGGAGAACCGGGTCCAGGAGGCCGAGTCGCACCAGCGCGCCGTGGGCCGCACGCAGGCGAGGTGGCACATGATCGGCCATCTGCAGGGGAACAAGGCCGGCAAGGCCCTCGAGTGCTTCGACCTGATCCACGGGGTGGACGATGCGGGCCTGGCCGGAACCCTGGCCCGTCGCGCCCGCGCCGCGGGTCGCGTGATGCCGGTGCTGGTCGAAGTGAACGTGAGCGGGGAAGGCTCCAAGTTCGGCGTGGCGCCCGCGGGGCTGCCGGAACTGCTGGAGCGGATCGCCCCGCTGGAGGGAATCGAGCTGCGGGGACTGATGACGGTGGGCGCGCCGGTGGCGCGGCCCGGGGACGCGCGGCCCGCTTTCGCGGAGCTGCGGGCGCTGCGCGAACAGGGCGAGCGGCTCCTCGGGCGGAAGCTGCCGGAGCTGTCCATGGGTATGAGCGGCGATTACGAGGTCGCGATCGAGGAAGGCGCGACGTTCGTGCGTGTCGGCACCGCGCTCTTCGGCGGGCGTGCGCCGCGATCGGAGAAGTGA
- the ssb gene encoding single-stranded DNA-binding protein encodes MSVNKVFLLGHLGRDPEVRHTQGGTTVANLRLATNERRPDGQGGWKDETEWHSVVVFGKQADNVKKYLTKGREIFVEGSLRTRQWQDQQGQKRYSTEIVARDIRFVGGRGGAGGGAPAAGGGFERHEDVGQPVPGGDEMADFGGGGNDDDIPF; translated from the coding sequence ATGAGCGTCAACAAAGTGTTCCTGCTCGGGCATCTCGGGCGCGACCCCGAGGTTCGCCACACGCAGGGCGGGACGACCGTCGCCAACCTCCGGCTCGCGACCAACGAGCGCCGCCCGGACGGGCAGGGCGGCTGGAAGGACGAGACGGAGTGGCACAGCGTGGTCGTGTTCGGCAAGCAGGCCGACAACGTGAAGAAGTACCTCACGAAGGGCCGCGAGATCTTCGTCGAAGGATCGCTCCGCACGCGCCAGTGGCAGGACCAGCAGGGCCAGAAGCGCTACTCGACCGAGATCGTCGCGCGGGACATCCGCTTCGTCGGCGGGCGCGGGGGTGCGGGTGGCGGCGCGCCGGCGGCGGGCGGTGGCTTCGAGCGTCACGAGGACGTGGGCCAGCCGGTGCCGGGCGGTGACGAAATGGCCGACTTCGGCGGCGGCGGGAACGACGACGACATTCCGTTCTGA
- the pyk gene encoding pyruvate kinase, protein MTRRAKIVCTLGPATSRYESVLALVRAGMDVARLNFSHGTHEEHARLYAHVRRASDETGHAVGVLADLQGPKIRLGAFAGGSAELVNGASFTLTTEDVTGDATRASTTYAALPADVKSGDTLLIDDGRVKLRVESSDGTRVRCRVIEGGTISDHKGLNLPGVQVSAPSVSERDREDLRFAMGLRVDLVALSFVRRPEDIRDVHAVMDEFGDRLPVIAKIEKPEAVAGLSAIVRAFDGLMVARGDLGVEIPLEQVPFVQKRAVQLAREFSRPVIVATQMLDSMIAHPRPTRAEASDVANAVLDGADALMLSGETSIGQWPVESVSTMARIIEEAERPDDFRLPPLAGLDDSVPHAIAAAAVRIAESTGATALAAFTTSGASARLLAAHRCSIPLLAFTSDTAVRSRLALQWGIETFVAPHMHDTDEMVRGVERSLLELQRVAAGDAIVIVAGTPPGAVGSTNTIRVHRVGGA, encoded by the coding sequence ATGACGAGACGCGCGAAGATCGTCTGCACGCTGGGCCCCGCGACCTCGCGCTACGAATCGGTTCTCGCGCTGGTGCGCGCGGGCATGGACGTGGCGCGCTTGAACTTCTCCCACGGCACGCACGAGGAGCACGCGCGGCTCTACGCGCACGTGCGCCGCGCCTCGGACGAAACCGGCCACGCCGTCGGCGTGCTCGCCGATCTGCAGGGCCCCAAGATCCGGCTCGGAGCCTTCGCGGGCGGTTCGGCCGAGCTCGTGAACGGCGCCTCCTTCACGCTCACGACCGAAGACGTCACCGGCGACGCGACGCGCGCCTCCACGACCTACGCCGCCCTGCCCGCCGACGTGAAGTCGGGCGACACGCTGCTGATCGACGACGGCAGGGTGAAGCTGCGGGTCGAATCGAGCGACGGCACGCGCGTGCGCTGCCGGGTGATCGAGGGCGGGACGATTTCGGACCACAAGGGCCTCAACCTGCCCGGCGTGCAGGTGAGCGCCCCGAGCGTGAGCGAGCGGGACCGCGAGGACCTGCGTTTCGCCATGGGCCTGCGCGTGGACCTGGTGGCGCTGTCGTTCGTGCGCCGGCCGGAGGACATCCGGGACGTGCACGCGGTCATGGACGAGTTCGGCGACCGGCTTCCGGTGATCGCCAAGATCGAGAAGCCCGAGGCGGTGGCGGGCCTGAGCGCGATCGTGCGCGCGTTCGACGGCCTGATGGTGGCGCGCGGCGATCTGGGCGTCGAGATCCCGCTCGAACAGGTGCCGTTCGTGCAGAAGCGTGCGGTGCAACTGGCGCGCGAGTTTTCCCGGCCGGTCATCGTCGCGACACAGATGCTCGATTCCATGATCGCGCACCCGAGGCCGACACGGGCCGAGGCCTCTGACGTCGCGAACGCGGTGCTCGACGGCGCCGACGCGTTGATGCTGTCGGGCGAGACGAGCATCGGCCAGTGGCCGGTCGAATCGGTTTCGACGATGGCCCGGATCATCGAGGAGGCCGAGCGCCCCGACGACTTCCGGCTGCCGCCGCTGGCCGGGCTCGACGATTCCGTGCCGCACGCGATCGCCGCGGCGGCGGTGCGGATCGCCGAGAGCACCGGAGCGACGGCGCTCGCCGCCTTCACGACCTCGGGCGCGTCGGCTCGACTGCTCGCGGCGCACCGCTGCTCCATACCGCTCCTCGCGTTCACGTCCGACACGGCGGTGCGAAGCCGCCTGGCACTGCAGTGGGGCATCGAGACCTTCGTGGCCCCGCACATGCACGACACGGACGAAATGGTGCGCGGCGTCGAACGCTCGCTGCTCGAGCTGCAGCGCGTGGCGGCGGGCGACGCGATCGTCATCGTCGCCGGGACTCCGCCGGGGGCCGTGGGCTCGACCAACACGATTCGCGTCCACCGCGTCGGCGGGGCCTAG